The following proteins are co-located in the Phocoena phocoena chromosome 1, mPhoPho1.1, whole genome shotgun sequence genome:
- the S100A8 gene encoding protein S100-A8, producing MLTDLETAMNSLIEVYHKYSLVKGNYHAIYRDDLKKLLETECPKFMTKKDVGTWFKELDINEDGALNFQEFLSLVIKVGLAAHEDIHKE from the exons ATGCTGACGGACCTGGAGACTGCCATGAACTCCCTCATTGAGGTCTACCACAAGTACTCCCTGGTGAAAGGGAATTACCACGCCATCTATAGGGATGACTTGAAGAAATTGTTAGAGACGGAGTGTCCTAAGTTTATGACG AAAAAGGATGTAGGCACCTGGTTCAAAGAGTTGGACATCAATGAGGATGGTGCACTTAACTTCCAGGAGTTCCTCTCACTGGTAATAAAGGTGGGCCTGGCAGCCCATGAAGACATTCACAAAGAATAA